From the genome of Bacteroides sp.:
CCCTTGAGCGGTGTTTTTCAACAGCACTGCCAGGGCCACCCTGCAACACACGGTGCATAATGCCCCGATGGGCTTCCAGCAGTTTTAGATAATGGTCACGGTTAGAAAAGAACTCGTGTCCGGGTGGGTGAATATGCGTTGGGATCTGAAACACGGCGGGTGATGGATTTGGTTTCTTTTATCCTCAAAAATAGTTTAAATATTAAAAACAGCCTCCTATTCGCAGTGTTTTTTAAATATTCTACTAAAGAAAATTTCCAGAAATATATCCAAACAAAAAAACATTTCAGGAAGGGCTGGCAAATTCCCGACGGGGAAATTTTTGGCGTATCAAACAAACTATCGTCCTACGTGGCTTGTAGGGTTAAACCTTGAACTTTAAACCTGAAACATTGAACCCCTAACTCCAAACCCCTAACCCCTAAATATTTTCGTAGTCGACCTCCAGCGGCTGGTCGTTCAGGAAGTCGTATAGGGTGAGGCGGCGCATTTCGTAAAAGCCCCTCCAGTAGGTGCGCAGGGCGGCGAGGTAACGCTGCTTCGAGCGGTCTTTCTCTTCCAGGGCCAGGTTGAGTTCAATGATGTCGATGCGGCCAATCAGAAATCGTTCCTTTGAAACGGCATAGCGTTTCTCGGCAATGATATCGGCTTTTTGGGCGATCTCCAGCTGGCTTTTCAGCATATTGAACTCCATCACGCGCAGCAGGACTTCCTGTTCAAAATCTACCAGGGTTTGATTCACGGTGGTGGTCACCAGTTCGCGATTAGACTCAGCCATCCTTACGCGTCCTTTCGAAACGCCCCAGTCGAGGATGGGGATGGAAATCCCCAGGGCCAGTTGCTGCTGATCCAGGGGGTCGCGATACACCCCGGCGAAATCCTCAGAAGTCTGGGTCAGGCCATACACGGCAAAGAGGTCGGCATTAAAGCGGCTGTTAGCCCTGGCCTGGCTCACCTGGCTTTCAGCTTCTATCAAGAGGCGTTGCTGTTCTATGATGTCTGCCCGGTTCTTGCGGGCTTCATCAAGGGCGGCGTAGACATCGATCTGCAATTCGGGGATGTCTTCCGGAGGGATCAGCTCAGGGGATTCACTGCCATCAAAACCCAGGTATGAACGGAAGCGAAACAATGCCCCCTCATAATCGATGCGCGACTGCTCAAGGGTAGCTTCCGAGTTCAGCACGTTCAGCTCCATTTGCAGCAGTTCGTTTTCGGCAATGCGCCCCAGCGAAAAGCGCCCCTGGGCAATGCGGTAAAGGGTGTCGTTGCTCTCGAGGTTTATTTTATTGATCTCCATATTGATCTGGGCCAGCAAAAGGTCGAAAAAGTATTGCGTCGCCCTTACAGAGATGTTCTCCAGGCTTTCCACATATTGCTTTTTTGCTTCCTCATAGCGCAGGGGTTCAATTTGCCGTTCCCATTTAAAGCGGTTGAACCCGAAGATGGGTTGCCGGAAACCAATATTGATCGGGGTAGAAAGAAAGGATACCGTGTTTCCATCGTCGCGTATCAGGTCGATCCGCTGCAAGCCTGAGTTGACAAATAACTGTCCGCCGGTGAGCCCTACCGTTTGGCTCAGTGACAAAGTCCCCGAAGAAGTAGCCAGGCTGCGCCTGACGAATACATCCGTTCCATCGGGCAGGGTCACGGGCGAGATGGTACGGTTCAGGTTAGGGATGGTGGCCTCCAGGCTCAGGTTGGGCAGGTAGCCGGCCCTGAAGCTAC
Proteins encoded in this window:
- a CDS encoding TolC family protein, which codes for MIKKVLFYLFLLGGLFLFIPSSGFASDRRLLTLEDVIGIAREQSPDALSARHRYRGSYWQYRSFRAGYLPNLSLEATIPNLNRTISPVTLPDGTDVFVRRSLATSSGTLSLSQTVGLTGGQLFVNSGLQRIDLIRDDGNTVSFLSTPINIGFRQPIFGFNRFKWERQIEPLRYEEAKKQYVESLENISVRATQYFFDLLLAQINMEINKINLESNDTLYRIAQGRFSLGRIAENELLQMELNVLNSEATLEQSRIDYEGALFRFRSYLGFDGSESPELIPPEDIPELQIDVYAALDEARKNRADIIEQQRLLIEAESQVSQARANSRFNADLFAVYGLTQTSEDFAGVYRDPLDQQQLALGISIPILDWGVSKGRVRMAESNRELVTTTVNQTLVDFEQEVLLRVMEFNMLKSQLEIAQKADIIAEKRYAVSKERFLIGRIDIIELNLALEEKDRSKQRYLAALRTYWRGFYEMRRLTLYDFLNDQPLEVDYENI